CCGAAGCGCTGGAATGGGCAACGACACGAGGTGGGCGCTCCGGTCGCGTCGCCTGGCAATATATTCAGGACCTCGCCGGGCGACTGCGCAAGCCTCTCGACCGCGCCTGAACGCAGAAAACCCGGCCTGTCCCTCAGGACGGCCGGGCTTCCAAGCTCTCGAAACGCACTACTCTATTCGAGATAAGTCGAAGGGTTCACGGGGCTTGCGTCCTTCCGGACTTCGAAGTGGACTTGCGGGCGCTTCGCATCACCACTCATGCCGGACGTTGCAATCGTCTGGCCGCGCTGGATTTTCTGGCCACGAGACACCGAGATGTTCGACGCGTGACCGTAGACCGTCACCTTGCCATCGTCATGGCGGATCAGGACTGTATTACCAAGCTGCTTGAGACCGTTACCTGCGTAGATAACGACGCCATTTTCCGCAGCCTTGATCGGCGTGCCTTCCGGAACCGAGATATCGATACCGTCATTGCGGCTACCGTTAACGTTCTGGCCGAATGAAGCGATCACCGCACCAGTGACCGGCCAACGATATTTTCCGATACCGGTGGAGCTTGGCGCAGGCGTCGTATTGTCCATCTTGTTCTGAACATCGCTCAGGCTGGCGGTCTGTGCAGCCGCGGGCTTTTCCTGTGCCTTTGGCTGGGCAGCTTCGGCCTTTGCAGCAGCAGCTTCCGCCTTGTCAGCAACAGCCGCCATGGGCTTGTCGGCTGGCTTACTCGGGATGGAGGCAGTCTTGACCGCATCTCCGGAACCACCAACCTTAAGCGTCTGGCCAACTTTGAGATTGCCATCCGTAATGCCGTTCATGGCCTTCAACTGGTCGATCGGCGTATTGGTGGCGCGTGCGATCTTCGCGAGGCTGTCTCCTGCTTTTACGGTGTAGGAGCCGGCGCCTGGCTGACCACCCGATGCGGGCGGCGTCAACTTGCCTGCCTCGGCCTGAGCCTTGTCACGCAGCGGCGGGGCACCAGGCACCACAGCAACCTTCTGGCTCTGATCGGCAGGACCTGGCTGCGGGCTGTTCTTTGGCAGATCAATAGCGCCAGCCGCCATCTTTGCCGGGTTGCTACGATTGGCGTAGGTAGGGATTACGACGATCTGACCAGGGACCAGGCGGCCATTGTTGGCCTTCAGGATTTCCTGCTCCGGAACACCGTAACGCTTGGAAAGCGTCGCCGCAGTTTCACCCGGACGAAGTGTGACCTTCGGAGCGTTGCCGACAGACCAGCCATTCGCTGCTGGCGTGGAGCCAGTTGTCACAGCATCGCTCATCACAGCCGGAGCCTGCGCCTTCATTGCAGGAGCAGACGAAACCCGCGGCGGCATTGGCTGCGCCATGGCTTCCTGACGGGTCTGCATGTCACGAGCGGGCGGCAGAGGCTGTGCCGTCGGCGGGGCAAGTTGCGCACGCTGGATTGGCGCCGAAGAAACAGCGCGGACCGGAGATGCGCTCGCGACCGGATACGCCCCAGAGTTTTGATAGCCCTGATTGGCAACGGGCGCCCGCGCCGGCGCGACAGCAGCGGACTGATATCGGCCACCTGTACCAACATCCTCAGCAGGAATTGGAGGAGCACCATAGGCACCGCCGCCCTGACGCTGCGGGATAGATGCCGTTGTCAGGTTATCCTTATCAAAGATACCCGTAAAGCGAGACGCGTCGGAACTGCATCCCGTTGCTGCACTCGCCAGAAAGGCCGCTACGGCAACGCGTACGGCTGACTTTCTCATGTTCGACGAACTCTTCAAACGCATGACCCGACCTACACAACGACAGTACTAAATGTAGGTATCATTAAAGCGCGTTAGTCTTACTGACCGGTTAAGGCGCGTCCGAACGATTCACTTTTTTCGCAATTTGCTAACCATGAATAAGCAATCGTTTCGCAGGGCCTACCTGACGCGGAAATTTTATTAGCTGAAGCTTACAGATATGACGCGATATGCGGGACCAGCGGGAGATAGCTGACTGGAAAAAGGTCTTCACGTTCAAAACGGCTGCCGGTTTTCGTCAGGCGCACCATCATGCAGTTCTCTTCATCAATGACCATAGGGGCAATCATTGATCCCCCATGAACCAACTGATCGGCATAAAAACGGGGTACAGCGCTAAAGGCGGCGGTTGCGATAATTCGATCGAAGGTACCTTCACCCTGCATCCCATTCATGCCATCCGCCTGCCGCACGATAGCGTTGCGCAGACCCAGCGAATCGACCCGCTCCTGGGCGCCGGAGATCAAGGTTCGGAAGCGATCCACAGAGAACACACGCTCGGCTATGCGCGCCATGACCGCCGTCAGATAGCCACTGCCTGTGCCAATCTCCAGGACACGATGACCCGGCTTCAACTGCAGTTTGGACAGAATGCGAACCGCCTGATCAGCGCCCTCCATGAAGGAGCCGCAGTCAATCGGAATGGAGCGGCTTGAATAGGCTTCGCTTACGAATTGCGAGGGAACAAACTGGGTGCGCGGCGTCTGTTCGCAGGCTGTGAGAAGATCGAGGTCTGTTACGCCTTGCGCCCTCAGGCGAAGGACCAGAGAGGCAAAACCTTCCCTCTCGATCATCGCTGTCTTCAACGAGAAACTCCCAAAGCGGCGGACAGATTCTTCAATGCGGCATGATCTGTCAGATCAAGCTGCAAAGGCGTAACGGAAATACGGTTGGCACGCACTGCAGCGATGTCGGTCCCTTCCATGAAACGGCCCTTCCGGTCGCTGAATCGCAGCCAGAAGTAAGGATTTCCGCGGCCATCCTGACGCTCATCCACAATCAGCGCGAAATCCGTTTTGCCCTGGGTCGTCACATCAAGTCCCTCAACTTCACCTTCCGCGCAGGCGGGGAAATTGACATTCAGGAAGGTTCCCTCCGGCAAAGCAATCGGGAGAATCTTGCGCACCAGATCCGCACCGTGATGCGCGGCCACCGACCAGGGAATGAACCGCCCTTCTGCGTCATGCCTGTAGGCCTGACTGAGCGCAATGGAACGGACACCCTGGATCGTTCCC
The window above is part of the Rhizobium rhizoryzae genome. Proteins encoded here:
- the surE gene encoding 5'/3'-nucleotidase SurE, yielding MRILLTNDDGIHAEGLRVLEGIARSLSDDVWIVAPETDQSGLAHSLTLSDPLRLRKISDKHFAVRGTPTDCVIMGIRHVLKGKPDLILSGVNAGSNLADDVTYSGTIAAAIEGTIQGVRSIALSQAYRHDAEGRFIPWSVAAHHGADLVRKILPIALPEGTFLNVNFPACAEGEVEGLDVTTQGKTDFALIVDERQDGRGNPYFWLRFSDRKGRFMEGTDIAAVRANRISVTPLQLDLTDHAALKNLSAALGVSR
- a CDS encoding protein-L-isoaspartate(D-aspartate) O-methyltransferase; its protein translation is MIEREGFASLVLRLRAQGVTDLDLLTACEQTPRTQFVPSQFVSEAYSSRSIPIDCGSFMEGADQAVRILSKLQLKPGHRVLEIGTGSGYLTAVMARIAERVFSVDRFRTLISGAQERVDSLGLRNAIVRQADGMNGMQGEGTFDRIIATAAFSAVPRFYADQLVHGGSMIAPMVIDEENCMMVRLTKTGSRFEREDLFPVSYLPLVPHIASYL
- a CDS encoding peptidoglycan DD-metalloendopeptidase family protein, with the translated sequence MRKSAVRVAVAAFLASAATGCSSDASRFTGIFDKDNLTTASIPQRQGGGAYGAPPIPAEDVGTGGRYQSAAVAPARAPVANQGYQNSGAYPVASASPVRAVSSAPIQRAQLAPPTAQPLPPARDMQTRQEAMAQPMPPRVSSAPAMKAQAPAVMSDAVTTGSTPAANGWSVGNAPKVTLRPGETAATLSKRYGVPEQEILKANNGRLVPGQIVVIPTYANRSNPAKMAAGAIDLPKNSPQPGPADQSQKVAVVPGAPPLRDKAQAEAGKLTPPASGGQPGAGSYTVKAGDSLAKIARATNTPIDQLKAMNGITDGNLKVGQTLKVGGSGDAVKTASIPSKPADKPMAAVADKAEAAAAKAEAAQPKAQEKPAAAQTASLSDVQNKMDNTTPAPSSTGIGKYRWPVTGAVIASFGQNVNGSRNDGIDISVPEGTPIKAAENGVVIYAGNGLKQLGNTVLIRHDDGKVTVYGHASNISVSRGQKIQRGQTIATSGMSGDAKRPQVHFEVRKDASPVNPSTYLE